In one Lycium barbarum isolate Lr01 chromosome 7, ASM1917538v2, whole genome shotgun sequence genomic region, the following are encoded:
- the LOC132603654 gene encoding 26.5 kDa heat shock protein, mitochondrial translates to MALARLALKNLQQKLGSCSSSSLLNPSVSVRSLNNNNVEKQRWCSEFVRCFSTETEVGGDKGKSDKQEVAVTEGGKKSKLFPRRRRRGSLWRRNDSDFAPALFENLPSGLGNALLQATENINRIFDSLNLNPSQLMGRYKEDEKSYKIRYDVPGLGKEDVKITVEDGMLTIKGEHREEKEEAGSDDEFWSSKSYGYYNNSIFLPEDAKADEIKAEMKDGVLTLTIPKTERPKKDVKEIQVM, encoded by the exons ATGGCTTTAGCCCGTTTAGCTTTGAAAAATTTACAGCAAAAATTGGGATCATGCTCCTCCTCCTCTTTGCTGAATCCAAGTGTTAGTGTGAGGAgtcttaataataataatgtagaGAAACAGAGATGGTGTTCTGAATTTGTACGATGTTTTTCTACAGAGACAGAAGTCGGTGGTGACAAAGGAAAATCGGATAAGCAAGAAGTGGCTGTCACTGAAGGTGGCAAGAAATCAAAGTTGTTTCCTAGGAGACGCCGACGTGGTAGTCTTTGGAGACGCAATGACTCTGACTTTGCACCTGCTCTTTTTG AAAATTTACCATCGGGACTTGGAAATGCGTTGTTGCAAGCCACCGAGAATATCAACAGGATATTCGACAGCCTGAATTTGAACCCCTCCCAGCTAATGGGAAGGTATAAGGAGGATGAAAAGAGCTACAAAATCCGGTACGACGTGCCAGGGCTAGGCAAGGAGGACGTGAAGATAACGGTGGAGGACGGAATGCTTACAATAAAAGGCGAACACAGGGAAGAGAAAGAAGAAGCAGGGTCAGATGATGAGTTCTGGTCATCAAAAAGCTATGGGTACTATAACAACAGTATTTTTCTGCCTGAAGATGCCAAGGCTGATGAGATTAAGGCTGAGATGAAAGATGGGGTTTTGACACTCACTATTCCTAAGACTGAGAGGCCTAAGAAAGATGTCAAGGAAATTCAAGTTATGTGA